A genomic window from Lutra lutra chromosome 17, mLutLut1.2, whole genome shotgun sequence includes:
- the ZNF813 gene encoding LOW QUALITY PROTEIN: zinc finger protein 813 (The sequence of the model RefSeq protein was modified relative to this genomic sequence to represent the inferred CDS: substituted 2 bases at 2 genomic stop codons), which translates to MVLNETLTAPNGEGYKPQRKTLLFKSTVSAEQCVSVSTSSNQIFEHSYFWTERLEHLKSNLVHAENNDLSHLKDRIGLTFQSDISDHQRFRNEEQSAPWDLYEKSFTEESTLQNDQRVSIEDRIAQCTESEKTLNQGSSVQKCVRARFAENNYECDKCGEGFQPGSKLSVHNGHRLGDSPHKYNECGKAHNQSSSVGDHQRIHEGKNLFRSNKAGTMFSQSSSLNINKIIPRGKGAYTLKECGKSLDCHSPLSQHLRMHTGEKIHKCEEGGKTFKDCPSINGHRQTYTGEECYQCQECGKTFNCTSQLIQQHKIHTGEKPYQCEECGKSFIQSSAVIXHHRIHTREKPYQCQECGKAFNWRSSLTDHHRIHSGQKPYXCKECGKAFNDSSTLVEHHRIHTGEKPYQCQECGKAFYQSSHLKEHHRIHTGEKHYQCQECGKGFNNSSDLSQHYRIHTGEKPYQCHECGKAFNHNSSLTQHRRIHTGEKPYQSQEYGKAFSWNSCFSEHHRIHTGEKPYQCIKCGKAFKWSSLFNQHRRIHTGVKPYQSQECGPQNFLDITEFMLERNCTNTKNVARPLQALNPH; encoded by the exons ATGGTCCTTAATGAGACTCTCACTGCCCCAAATGGTGAAGGATATAAACCACAGCGGAAAACCCTCCTTTTTAAGTCAACTGTTTCTGCAGAGCAGTGTGTTTCTGTCAGCACAAGCTCCAATCAAATATTCGAACATAGCTATTTTTGGACAGAACGTTTGGAACATCTGAAAAGTAACCTAGTCCATGCTGAGAATAATGATTTGAGCCATTTGAAAGATAGGATTGGCCTCACTTTTCAATCAGATATTTCTGATCATCAgagatttagaaatgaagaacaaagtgcTCCATGGGATCTATACGAGAAGAGCTTCACTGAGGAGTCGACCCTCCAGAATGACCAGAGGGTTTCCATTGAAGACAGAATAGCTCAGTGCACTGAATCTGAGAAAACGTTGAACCAGGGCTCCAGTGTTCAGAAATGTGTCAGGGCTAGGTTTGCAGAGAATAATTATGAATGTGATAAATGTGGGGAAGGCTTTCAACCAGGCTCTAAGCTCAGTGTACATAATGGTCACCGTTTGGGAGACAGTCCTCATAAAtataatgaatgtgggaaagctcATAACCAGTCCTCCAGTGTTGGTGATCATCAGAGAATTCATGAGGGAAAAAACTTATTCAGATCTAATAAAGCAGGGACCATGTTTAGCCAGTCATCAAGcctaaatataaataagataattcCTAGGGGAAAGGGAGCTTACACTTTGAAGGAATGTGGTAAATCCTTAGACTGCCACTCACCACTATCTCAACATCTGCGAATGCATACtggagaaaaaatacacaaatgtgaAGAAGGTGGTAAAACCTTTAAGGACTGTCCGTCAATAAATGGACATAGACAAACCTATACTGGAGAGGAAtgttaccaatgtcaagaatgtggcaagacCTTTAACTGCACTTCACAGCTTATTCAACAACAcaaaattcatactggagagaaaccttaccaatgtgaAGAATGTGGGAAGAGCTTTATACAGAGCTCAGCCGTTATTtgacatcacagaattcatactagAGAGAagccttaccaatgtcaagaatgtggcaaggcctttaactgGAGGTCAAGCCTTACTGACCATCACAGAATTCATAGTGGACAGAAACCTTACTGATgtaaagaatgtggcaaggcctttaacgACAGCTCAACCCTTGTtgaacatcacagaattcatactggagagaaaccttaccaatgtcaagaatgtggcaag GCCTTTTACCAGAGCTCACATCTTAAGGAACATCACAggattcatactggagagaaacattaccaatgtcaagaatgtggtaAGGGTTTTAACAACAGCTCAGACCTTAGTCAACAttacagaattcatactggagagaaaccttaccaatgtcatgaatgtggcaaggcctttaaccaCAACTCAAGCCTTACGCAACATcgcagaattcatactggagagaaaccctaccAAAGTCAAGAATATGGCAAGGCCTTTTCCTGGAACTCATGTTTTAGtgaacatcacagaattcatactggagagaaaccttaccaatgtataaaatgtgggaaggcctttaagTGGTCTTCACTCTTTAATCAACATcgcagaattcatactggagtgAAACCTTACCAAAGTCAAGAATGTGGCCCTCAGAACTTCCTtgacatcacagaattcatgCTGGAGAGAAACTGTACAAATACTAaaaatgtggcaaggcctttacaGGCACTCAATCCTCATTGA